The following coding sequences are from one Gigantopelta aegis isolate Gae_Host chromosome 15, Gae_host_genome, whole genome shotgun sequence window:
- the LOC121390260 gene encoding uncharacterized protein LOC121390260, whose protein sequence is MRDHASTSTTGVMLTNGSVMENDSTGVMLTNGSVRENDSTGVMLTNGSVREYDSTGVMLTNGSVREYDSTGVMLTKCSVRENDSTGVMLTNGSVRENDSTGAMLTNGSVRDNDSTGVMLTNGSVREYDSTGVMLTNGSVREYDSTGVMLTNGSVRENDNTGVMLTNGSVRENDSTGVMLTNGSVREYDSTGVMLTNGSVRENDSTGVMLTNGSVRENDSTGVMLTNGSVREYDSTGVMLTNGSVRENDSTGVMLTNGSVRENDSTGVMLTNGSVRENDSTGVMLTNGSVRENDSTGVMLTNGSVRENDSTGVMLTNGSVRENDSTGVMLTNGSVRENDSTGVMLTNGSVRENDSTIVILTNGSVRENDSTGVMLTNGYVRENGITGVMLTNGSVRDHGSTGVMLTNGSVRESDSTSVMLTNGSVRENDNTGVMLTNGSVMENDSTGVMLTNGSVRENDSTGVMLTNGSVRDHDSTGVMLTNGYVRENDSTGVMLTNGSVRENDSTGVMLTNGYVRENDSTGVMLTNGYVRENDSTGVMLTNGSASDHGSTGVMLTNGSVRDHGSTGVMLTNGSVRENDSTGVMLTNGSVRENDNTGVMLTNGYVRENGITGVMLTNGYVRENGITGVMLTNGYVRENDSTGVMLTNGSVRENDSTGVMLTNGYVRENDSTGVMLTNGSASDHGSTGVMLTNGSVRDHGSTGVMLTNGSVRESDSTSVMLTNGSVRQNDSTSVVLTNGSTREYSSTSVMFTNSSVRERDNTSVMLMNDSVS, encoded by the coding sequence ATGAGGGACCATGCCAGCACCAGCACCACCGGTGTGATGTTAACGAATGGTTCTGTGATGGAGAATGACAGCACCGGTGTGATGTTAACGAATGGTTCTGTGAGGGAGAATGACAGCACCGGTGTGATGTTAACGAATGGTTCTGTGAGGGAATATGACAGCACCGGTGTGATGTTAACGAATGGTTCTGTGAGGGAATATGACAGCACCGGTGTGATGTTAACGAAATGTTCTGTGAGGGAGAATGACAGCACCGGTGTGATGTTAACGAATGGTTCTGTGAGGGAGAATGACAGCACCGGTGCGATGTTAACGAATGGTTCTGTGAGGGACAATGACAGCACCGGTGTGATGTTAACGAATGGTTCTGTGAGGGAATATGACAGCACCGGTGTGATGTTAACGAATGGTTCTGTGAGGGAATATGACAGCACCGGTGTGATGTTAACGAATGGTTCTGTGAGGGAGAATGACAACACCGGTGTGATGTTAACGAATGGTTCTGTGAGGGAGAATGACAGCACCGGTGTGATGTTAACGAATGGTTCTGTGAGGGAATATGACAGCACCGGTGTGATGTTAACGAATGGTTCTGTGAGGGAGAATGACAGCACCGGTGTGATGTTAACGAATGGTTCTGTGAGGGAGAATGACAGCACCGGTGTGATGTTAACGAATGGTTCTGTGAGGGAATATGACAGCACCGGTGTGATGTTAACGAATGGTTCTGTGAGGGAGAATGACAGCACCGGTGTGATGTTAACGAATGGTTCTGTGAGGGAGAATGACAGCACCGGTGTGATGTTAACGAATGGTTCTGTGAGGGAGAATGACAGCACCGGTGTGATGTTAACGAATGGTTCTGTGAGGGAGAATGACAGCACCGGTGTGATGTTAACGAATGGTTCTGTGAGGGAGAATGACAGCACCGGTGTGATGTTAACGAATGGTTCTGTGAGGGAGAATGACAGCACCGGTGTGATGTTAACGAATGGTTCTGTGAGGGAGAATGACAGCACCGGTGTGATGTTAACGAATGGTTCTGTGAGGGAGAATGACAGCACCATCGTGATCTTAACGAATGGTTCTGTGAGGGAGAATGACAGCACCGGTGTGATGTTAACGAATGGTTATGTGAGGGAGAATGGCATCACCGGTGTGATGTTAACGAATGGTTCTGTGAGGGACCATGGCAGCACCGGTGTGATGTTAACGAATGGTTCTGTGAGGGAGAGTGACAGCACTAGCGTGATGTTAACGAATGGTTCTGTGAGGGAGAATGACAACACCGGTGTGATGTTAACGAATGGTTCTGTGATGGAGAATGACAGCACCGGTGTGATGTTAACGAATGGTTCTGTGAGGGAGAATGACAGCACCGGTGTGATGTTAACGAATGGTTCTGTGAGGGACCATGACAGCACCGGTGTGATGTTAACGAATGGTTATGTGAGGGAGAATGACAGCACCGGTGTGATGTTAACGAATGGTTCTGTGAGGGAGAATGACAGCACCGGTGTGATGTTAACGAATGGTTATGTGAGGGAGAATGACAGCACCGGTGTGATGTTAACGAATGGTTATGTGAGGGAGAATGACAGCACCGGTGTGATGTTAACGAATGGTTCTGCGAGCGACCATGGCAGCACCGGTGTGATGTTAACGAATGGTTCTGTGAGGGACCATGGCAGCACCGGTGTGATGTTAACGAATGGTTCTGTGAGGGAGAATGACAGCACCGGTGTGATGTTAACGAATGGTTCTGTGAGGGAGAATGACAACACCGGTGTGATGTTAACGAATGGTTATGTGAGGGAGAATGGCATCACCGGTGTGATGTTAACGAATGGTTATGTGAGGGAGAATGGCATCACCGGTGTGATGTTAACGAATGGTTATGTGAGGGAGAATGACAGCACCGGTGTGATGTTAACGAATGGTTCTGTGAGGGAGAATGACAGCACCGGTGTGATGTTAACGAATGGTTATGTGAGGGAGAATGACAGCACCGGTGTGATGTTAACGAATGGTTCTGCGAGCGACCATGGCAGCACCGGTGTGATGTTAACGAATGGTTCTGTGAGGGACCATGGCAGCACCGGTGTGATGTTAACGAATGGTTCTGTGAGGGAGAGTGACAGCACCAGCGTGATGTTAACGAATGGTTCTGTGAGGCAGAATGACAGCACCAGCGTGGTGTTAACTAATGGTTCTACGAGGGAGTATAGCAGCACCAGCGTGATGTTTACGAATAGTTCTGTAAGGGAGCGTGACAACACCAGCGTGATGTTAATGAATGATTCTGTAAGTTGA